The Cytobacillus oceanisediminis genomic interval TGAAAGGAACCGGAAGCCACCGCCCTTCGTTTGTCGGGCTGCAGTCCATGCTTGATTATGATTGGCGCTTCAGCATGAATGGCGTCGATTTAACGGAGGAAGAATTCCGGGGCATGGTTGAGGAAAAAAGACGGCTGGTCTACATTCGCGGCCGCTGGATCAAGCTGGATCCCCATTTTGTCCGCCATATTCAGGATTTAATGAAAAAAGCGGAAAAAGAAGGATTGCATGTCCGTGACTTGATAGAACAGGAGCTTATGGCTGACGAGAGCACGCAGGAAGACGAGCTGGATAATCCTAAAGCATTTGCCCGCATCCAGATAGAGCTTAATCGCCAGTGGAAACAGATGGTGAAGCAGCTCCGCGATATCAAAAGTCTTCCGCTTGAAGAGGTCCCTGCAAGCTTCAAGGGTGATCTCCGCCCCTATCAGAAGCTCGGCATGAGCTGGCTGCTGTTTCTGCGCCGGTATGGTTTTGGCGCCGTTCTGGCAGATGATATGGGGCTTGGAAAAACGATTCAGCTGATCTCTTATCTTTTAAAGGTCAAGAAAGAGGAAGACAGCGGCCCATCGCTTATCGTCTGCCCTACATCTGTTCTCGGCAACTGGCAGAAGGAAATAGAGCGCTTTGCACCTGACATGAGCGTGTATCTCCATTACGGTTCAAACCGCCTGAAGGGCGAAAGCTTTTCTGAAAAAGTAATGGAGTCTGATATTGTGCTGACCTCCTATGGACTGACCCATATGGATCTGGAGGATTTTGAAGCAATCGAGTGGAGCTCCATTTCGATTGATGAAGCCCAAAATATTAAAAATGCCCAGACAAAGCAATCACGGGCTGTCCGAAAGTTAAAGGGCAAGCACCATATTGCCCTCACCGGCACGCCGATGGAAAACCGGCTGACCGAGCTCTGGTCCATTTTTGACTTTACGAACCACGGCTACCTCGGCAGTCTCGGGCAGTTCCAGAAGCGCTATGTACTGCCGATTGAGAAGGATGACGACAAGAATAAAGTTAAGCAGCTGCAGGCATATATCCGGCCCTTCCTGCTCCGCCGCACGAAAAAGGATGAGGATGTGGCCCTGAACCTGCCTGATAAGCTTGAGCAGAAGGAGTATTGTCCGCTGACTGCTGAGCAGGCCTCACTATACGAGCAGCTCGTCCAGGATACATTCGCACAGATCGAAAAGCTGTCCGGGTTTGAGCGCAAAGGTCTGATTCTGCAGTTATTAAGCCGTTTAAAGCAGCTGTGCAACCATCCGGCCCTTTATTTAAAAGAGGAAAAGCCTAAGCATGTCCTTGAACGTTCTGTAAAGCTTGAAAAGTTAAGCGAGCTTGTCGGCGCTGTACATGAGCAGGGAGAAAGCTGCCTGATTTTCACCCAATATATCGAAATGGGGAACATGATCGCCCGCTTGCTGAAAAAACAATTCGGATTCGACGTGCCGTTCTTAAACGGCAGCGTGCCAAAGCAGGAACGGGATCATATGATCAGCCGTTTTCAAAATCACGAATTCCCGGTTTTCCTGCTGTCGCTTAAAGCCGGGGGGACCGGTTTGAATCTGACGGCAGCAAACCATGTCATCCATTATGACCGCTGGTGGAATCCAGCCGTCGAAAACCAGGCAACCGACCGTGCATACCGGATTGGGCAAAAACGCTTTGTTCATGTTCATAAAATGATTGCCACTGGGACGCTCGAAGAAAAGATTGATGGCATGCTTGAAAAAAAGCAGTCCCTTAATGATCAAATTATTACGAGCGAGAATTGGATTACCGAGCTTTCAACAGATGAGCTGAGAGATTTGGTTCACCTGACATAAATTTTGTTCAGTCTTCAAGTCCTTGATATGCATAAAGGCTTGAAGGCTGTTTTTTTATTTTCGCATATTCAGGCTTGTTAGGTTTTTGCGTCAGAAAAGTTACTTTGCTGCCTTCTTTAATAATAAAACAGGATAGCAGCTGGTATGTAGGGTTCTTGTCCCCGGCGTTTATTGCCACCTGGCCGAATAAGAAGTTGAATTTGTAGTGAAGAAACCTTTCCTTATCGTTGAATGTGAGTGATGTATGGCTTCTAAGAGGAATTCTTTGATAGGATTTATTACTCTGGAGCTGTATAAGCTGAAGTGCATCAAAGAAGCTTGGCTGATGATTGGTGTTTAAACTTTTATTTGCTGTTTGAAAATACAGGTACCCGGTTTCATCTCCTTTATCCACTAAAATTGCACCTCCTTTTTATTATTTTCAAAAAGTATATTCGACACATCCTGTGAAAATCCTCCCTGGTTCTTAATACCCATATGTAATATTTATTTTCCTCAAACAGCTTTATCACCATTTAAAGTTAGAAATAACCCGGCACATGAGTACCGGGTTTCAAATTTAGGGGAAGTGATGGGGATATAATTGATTCTCTATAGGGAAGGAAAATATGTGGACAGCTGGTTGGGGAAGCCGTC includes:
- a CDS encoding DEAD/DEAH box helicase, with product MLKTRFLHVKVKPINHDRYLIFAVNEEGRLLSPKEWMPLLFNHHRESFFGTMLDAVDADGIKGISVSGWQLVTLFAAEQFNRLVDWSWDETAEILLASSHALYDSIVEKEWMPDFAAWEQDQFRWALPESVITEFGTNFWDQTVEGSPVREFIGDLFHRSLDGYMNQNQEAKTQFGEKLKALRSEHLSPRDLAAYFDEESWQEWIGVKSNEAPFSIGLKLEEPGDIDSSWDLAIFLRGKNNSDIFVDFKDYSNYPHDWHDYEDSIDKEIQRWLELFPWLEGNPGMISTSLTEDEAWTFLTEASETLLALGVEILLPSWWQAMKNASLKVKAKVKGTGSHRPSFVGLQSMLDYDWRFSMNGVDLTEEEFRGMVEEKRRLVYIRGRWIKLDPHFVRHIQDLMKKAEKEGLHVRDLIEQELMADESTQEDELDNPKAFARIQIELNRQWKQMVKQLRDIKSLPLEEVPASFKGDLRPYQKLGMSWLLFLRRYGFGAVLADDMGLGKTIQLISYLLKVKKEEDSGPSLIVCPTSVLGNWQKEIERFAPDMSVYLHYGSNRLKGESFSEKVMESDIVLTSYGLTHMDLEDFEAIEWSSISIDEAQNIKNAQTKQSRAVRKLKGKHHIALTGTPMENRLTELWSIFDFTNHGYLGSLGQFQKRYVLPIEKDDDKNKVKQLQAYIRPFLLRRTKKDEDVALNLPDKLEQKEYCPLTAEQASLYEQLVQDTFAQIEKLSGFERKGLILQLLSRLKQLCNHPALYLKEEKPKHVLERSVKLEKLSELVGAVHEQGESCLIFTQYIEMGNMIARLLKKQFGFDVPFLNGSVPKQERDHMISRFQNHEFPVFLLSLKAGGTGLNLTAANHVIHYDRWWNPAVENQATDRAYRIGQKRFVHVHKMIATGTLEEKIDGMLEKKQSLNDQIITSENWITELSTDELRDLVHLT